The following are encoded in a window of Vigna unguiculata cultivar IT97K-499-35 chromosome 8, ASM411807v1, whole genome shotgun sequence genomic DNA:
- the LOC114194010 gene encoding serine/threonine-protein kinase-like protein At3g51990 translates to MRYLTCNAETAIAICHPHSPKKNKKPASPTQAQTVPHFAYSDIVAATNAFSAGNFLGKGSHGSVYKAILHGGALIAAVKITKPSKEIEILSNLKSRRLVNLIGFCNDRTNCNNNKLIVVEYMPNGSLHDLLHSTKTVGPPGWTARVRFAVQVAKAVRFLHSSEPPVIHRDIKSSNVLIDQKWKARLGDFGLAFRGYVADSRVPPAGTLGYLDPCYLAPGDLSPKSDVFSFGILLLEIASGRHAIDVRHSPPSVLDWAVPLVRRGHFREICDPRIGAPPDMAAFRRMMVLASRCVTSTAERRPTIAEVVECLTAVKKNFDESLMWMRMKRSVVKARGDWFPYRDRSEESVRIDKGGSRNCRRNGKVSSVLGVEYDNGAANRAVRCKSVGSVFFREMKINSVMERFPNQFGFGYRKVRLKRSRSVGLLEHYGNESNTCHERHNDTHNNDYDRVSSTEMEVSKLGIVDKNLD, encoded by the coding sequence ATGCGCTACCTCACTTGCAACGCCGAGACAGCAATAGCCATATGCCATCCTCACTCCCCCAAGAAGAACAAAAAGCCCGCAAGCCCAACGCAGGCCCAAACCGTGCCACACTTCGCCTACTCCGACATCGTCGCCGCCACCAACGCCTTCTCCGCTGGCAACTTCTTAGGCAAAGGCAGCCACGGCAGCGTCTACAAAGCCATCCTCCACGGCGGCGCGCTCATCGCCGCCGTCAAAATAACCAAACCTTCTAAGGAGATAGAAATTCTCTCCAACCTCAAAAGCCGACGCTTGGTCAACCTAATTGGCTTCTGCAACGACCGAACTAACTGCAACAATAACAAACTCATTGTTGTGGAGTACATGCCCAACGGTTCGCTCCACGACCTCCTCCACTCCACCAAAACGGTTGGGCCTCCCGGTTGGACCGCACGTGTCCGGTTCGCGGTTCAAGTCGCGAAAGCGGTTCGCTTTTTGCACTCGTCTGAACCGCCCGTTATTCACCGTGATATTAAATCGTCCAACGTGTTAATCGACCAGAAGTGGAAAGCGCGACTCGGTGACTTCGGACTCGCGTTTCGAGGATACGTGGCGGATTCTCGCGTGCCGCCAGCGGGAACGTTAGGGTACCTCGACCCGTGCTATCTTGCGCCGGGGGACTTGAGTCCCAAGAGCGATGTCTTCAGTTTTGGAATCTTGCTGCTGGAGATAGCGAGTGGGAGGCACGCGATTGACGTGAGGCACAGTCCGCCGTCGGTGTTGGACTGGGCGGTGCCGTTGGTCCGCCGTGGCCACTTTCGGGAGATTTGCGACCCGCGGATCGGGGCCCCGCCGGACATGGCAGCGTTCCGGAGGATGATGGTGCTAGCCTCGAGGTGCGTGACATCAACGGCGGAGAGACGGCCGACGATTGCGGAGGTGGTGGAGTGTCTGACGGCGGTAAAGAAGAATTTTGACGAGTCGCTGATGTGGATGAGAATGAAACGGAGCGTGGTGAAGGCGCGTGGCGATTGGTTCCCTTATAGGGACAGGAGTGAGGAATCTGTGAGAATAGACAAAGGTGGGAGTAGAAACTGTAGACGGAATGGGAAGGTATCTAGTGTGTTGGGTGTAGAGTATGATAATGGAGCCGCGAATCGTGCGGTTAGGTGTAAATCCGTTGGTTCTGTTTTTTTCAGGGAAATGAAAATTAACTCGGTTATGGAACGGTTCCCTAACCAATTTGGGTTCGGGTATAGGAAGGTAAGGCTAAAGAGATCGAGGTCTGTGGGGCTTTTGGAACATTATGGTAATGAATCGAATACGTGTCATGAGAGGCATAACGATACTCATAATAATGATTATGATAGAGTGAGTTCCACAGAGATGGAAGTTTCCAAGTTGGGTATTGTGGATAAGAATTTGGACTAG